One region of Salvia miltiorrhiza cultivar Shanhuang (shh) chromosome 3, IMPLAD_Smil_shh, whole genome shotgun sequence genomic DNA includes:
- the LOC131014601 gene encoding hydroxyproline O-galactosyltransferase HPGT1 isoform X3 gives MHKRESSVRFTGMVIRSRISILMFSMFSTFASLYVAGRLWQDAENRVYLAKELDRITGQGKSVVSVDDSWKIIECREQQKILSGLEMELAAARQEGFVSKLLSEINKVPKKRPFVVIGILTGFGRKNNRDAIRKAWMGTGTTLKKMEEQKGIIIRFVIGRSSNRGDSLDRSIDNENKLTNDIFVLDNHVEAPEELPNKTKLFFAQAAENWDADYYAKVNDDVYVNIDAFANTLAAHVNKPRLYIGCMKSGEVFSEQGKKWYEPDWWKFGDGKTYFRHASGEMFAISQALAKFISINKSFLRTYAHDDVSVGSWFIGLDVKHVDEKKFCCSSWSTGALCSGV, from the exons ATGCATAAAAGGGAGTCGAGTGTGCGATTCACGGGAATGGTGATTCGATCTCGAATTTCGATCCTCATGTTCTCTATGTTTTCAACTTTTGCTTCTCTATACGTCGCCGGACG ATTGTGGCAGGACGCAGAGAACAGAGTTTATTTAGCTAAAGAGCTTGATAGAATCACTGGTCAG GGAAAATCTGTGGTGTCAGTTGATGATTCATGGAAAATCATTGAATGCAG GGAACAGCAGAAGATATTGTCTGGCTTGGAGATGGAACTTGCAGCTGCTAGACAGGAAGGTTTTGTCTCAAAGCTTTTGTCTGAAATTAATAAAGTCCCTAAGAAGAGGCCATTCGTAGTGATCGGAATACTTACGGGATTTGGTCGTAAGAACAACAGAGATGCTATACGGAAAGCATGGATGGGCACTG GTACAACTTTGAAAAAGATGGAGGAACAGAAAGGCATTATTATCCGTTTTGTTATTGGCAGAAG TTCCAATCGAGGAGACAGCTTGGATAGGAGCATTGATAACGAAAACAAACtaacaaatgatatttttgttCTT GATAACCATGTGGAGGCCCCTGAGGAACTACCAAACAAGACGAAATTATTCTTTGCTCAGGCTGCCGAAAACTGGGATGCGGACTATTATGCAAAAGTCAATGATGATGTTTATGTGAATATTG ATGCCTTTGCCAATACCCTTGCTGCTCATGTGAACAAGCCTCGTCTATATATTGGGTGTATGAAATCAGGAGAAGTTTTTTCTGAACA GGGCAAAAAATGGTACGAACCAGATTGGTGGAAATTTGGGGATGGGAAAAC TTATTTCCGCCATGCTTCAGGCGAGATGTTCGCAATATCACAAGCTCTGGCTAAGTTCATATCAATTAACAA ATCTTTCCTTCGCACATATGCCCATGATGACGTCAGCGTAGGATCGTGGTTTATTGGTCTAGATGTGAAGCACGTCGATGAGAAGAAGTTTTGCTGCTCATCTTGGTCCACAG GAGCTTTATGTTCAGGTGTATGA
- the LOC131014601 gene encoding hydroxyproline O-galactosyltransferase HPGT1 isoform X1, translated as MHKRESSVRFTGMVIRSRISILMFSMFSTFASLYVAGRLWQDAENRVYLAKELDRITGQGKSVVSVDDSWKIIECREQQKILSGLEMELAAARQEGFVSKLLSEINKVPKKRPFVVIGILTGFGRKNNRDAIRKAWMGTGTTLKKMEEQKGIIIRFVIGRSSNRGDSLDRSIDNENKLTNDIFVLDNHVEAPEELPNKTKLFFAQAAENWDADYYAKVNDDVYVNIDAFANTLAAHVNKPRLYIGCMKSGEVFSEQGKKWYEPDWWKFGDGKTYFRHASGEMFAISQALAKFISINKSFLRTYAHDDVSVGSWFIGLDVKHVDEKKFCCSSWSTGSISANQFNSIITSLLLQQLIRQSESSSF; from the exons ATGCATAAAAGGGAGTCGAGTGTGCGATTCACGGGAATGGTGATTCGATCTCGAATTTCGATCCTCATGTTCTCTATGTTTTCAACTTTTGCTTCTCTATACGTCGCCGGACG ATTGTGGCAGGACGCAGAGAACAGAGTTTATTTAGCTAAAGAGCTTGATAGAATCACTGGTCAG GGAAAATCTGTGGTGTCAGTTGATGATTCATGGAAAATCATTGAATGCAG GGAACAGCAGAAGATATTGTCTGGCTTGGAGATGGAACTTGCAGCTGCTAGACAGGAAGGTTTTGTCTCAAAGCTTTTGTCTGAAATTAATAAAGTCCCTAAGAAGAGGCCATTCGTAGTGATCGGAATACTTACGGGATTTGGTCGTAAGAACAACAGAGATGCTATACGGAAAGCATGGATGGGCACTG GTACAACTTTGAAAAAGATGGAGGAACAGAAAGGCATTATTATCCGTTTTGTTATTGGCAGAAG TTCCAATCGAGGAGACAGCTTGGATAGGAGCATTGATAACGAAAACAAACtaacaaatgatatttttgttCTT GATAACCATGTGGAGGCCCCTGAGGAACTACCAAACAAGACGAAATTATTCTTTGCTCAGGCTGCCGAAAACTGGGATGCGGACTATTATGCAAAAGTCAATGATGATGTTTATGTGAATATTG ATGCCTTTGCCAATACCCTTGCTGCTCATGTGAACAAGCCTCGTCTATATATTGGGTGTATGAAATCAGGAGAAGTTTTTTCTGAACA GGGCAAAAAATGGTACGAACCAGATTGGTGGAAATTTGGGGATGGGAAAAC TTATTTCCGCCATGCTTCAGGCGAGATGTTCGCAATATCACAAGCTCTGGCTAAGTTCATATCAATTAACAA ATCTTTCCTTCGCACATATGCCCATGATGACGTCAGCGTAGGATCGTGGTTTATTGGTCTAGATGTGAAGCACGTCGATGAGAAGAAGTTTTGCTGCTCATCTTGGTCCACAGGTTCTATATCTGCAAACCAGTTCAATAGtattataacatctctgttatTACAGCAATTAATCAGGCAAAGTGAATCATCGTCGTTTTGA
- the LOC131014601 gene encoding hydroxyproline O-galactosyltransferase HPGT1 isoform X2, whose protein sequence is MHKRESSVRFTGMVIRSRISILMFSMFSTFASLYVAGRLWQDAENRVYLAKELDRITGQGKSVVSVDDSWKIIECREQQKILSGLEMELAAARQEGFVSKLLSEINKVPKKRPFVVIGILTGFGRKNNRDAIRKAWMGTGTTLKKMEEQKGIIIRFVIGRSSNRGDSLDRSIDNENKLTNDIFVLDNHVEAPEELPNKTKLFFAQAAENWDADYYAKVNDDVYVNIDAFANTLAAHVNKPRLYIGCMKSGEVFSEQGKKWYEPDWWKFGDGKTYFRHASGEMFAISQALAKFISINNRSFLRTYAHDDVSVGSWFIGLDVKHVDEKKFCCSSWSTGALCSGV, encoded by the exons ATGCATAAAAGGGAGTCGAGTGTGCGATTCACGGGAATGGTGATTCGATCTCGAATTTCGATCCTCATGTTCTCTATGTTTTCAACTTTTGCTTCTCTATACGTCGCCGGACG ATTGTGGCAGGACGCAGAGAACAGAGTTTATTTAGCTAAAGAGCTTGATAGAATCACTGGTCAG GGAAAATCTGTGGTGTCAGTTGATGATTCATGGAAAATCATTGAATGCAG GGAACAGCAGAAGATATTGTCTGGCTTGGAGATGGAACTTGCAGCTGCTAGACAGGAAGGTTTTGTCTCAAAGCTTTTGTCTGAAATTAATAAAGTCCCTAAGAAGAGGCCATTCGTAGTGATCGGAATACTTACGGGATTTGGTCGTAAGAACAACAGAGATGCTATACGGAAAGCATGGATGGGCACTG GTACAACTTTGAAAAAGATGGAGGAACAGAAAGGCATTATTATCCGTTTTGTTATTGGCAGAAG TTCCAATCGAGGAGACAGCTTGGATAGGAGCATTGATAACGAAAACAAACtaacaaatgatatttttgttCTT GATAACCATGTGGAGGCCCCTGAGGAACTACCAAACAAGACGAAATTATTCTTTGCTCAGGCTGCCGAAAACTGGGATGCGGACTATTATGCAAAAGTCAATGATGATGTTTATGTGAATATTG ATGCCTTTGCCAATACCCTTGCTGCTCATGTGAACAAGCCTCGTCTATATATTGGGTGTATGAAATCAGGAGAAGTTTTTTCTGAACA GGGCAAAAAATGGTACGAACCAGATTGGTGGAAATTTGGGGATGGGAAAAC TTATTTCCGCCATGCTTCAGGCGAGATGTTCGCAATATCACAAGCTCTGGCTAAGTTCATATCAATTAACAA CAGATCTTTCCTTCGCACATATGCCCATGATGACGTCAGCGTAGGATCGTGGTTTATTGGTCTAGATGTGAAGCACGTCGATGAGAAGAAGTTTTGCTGCTCATCTTGGTCCACAG GAGCTTTATGTTCAGGTGTATGA
- the LOC131014603 gene encoding uncharacterized protein LOC131014603, with product MEYDFRKRTAPPYDSNTPSYGRAPSTAAASSAAASHPVYGQQSLLYPKIGSSGPQSATPHVRNAPFHHAPLPPSNSGIGIRVAIKPEYRITPPPPLLPHLGEIPRSNFHFDFEFERNVLTEAVKENPNWGRLGIDNAPPKANEPTPSYGPAADPVVSKYIAAGLSREAVPLAVANYGDNPSKVKEFANGFTLLREMGFSSNNVAEALIMYDNDTDKALAQLINAPS from the exons ATGGAGTACGATTTCAGAAAACGAACCGCGCCACCGTACGATTCCAACACGCCGTCGTACGGCCGGGCTCCCTCCACCGCTGCCGCGTCATCGGCCGCCGCTTCTCATCCGGTCTACGGTCAACAATCTTTACTCTACCCAAAGATCGGCAGCTCCGGCCCTCAGTCAGCCACCCCGCATGTCCGCAACGCCCCGTTTCACCACGCGCCACTTCCCCCTTCTAATT CTGGGATCGGGATTAGGGTTGCTATCAAACCTGAATATAGAATTACTCCACCG CCCCCATTGCTGCCACATCTAGGAGAGATTCCGCGCAGCAATTTCCACTTTGACTTCGAATTCGAGAGGAATGTACTGACGGAAGCAGTTAAGGAAAACCCCAACTGGGGTAGGCTTGGAATCGACAATGCTCCACCAAAGGCAAATGAGCCAACACCATCTTAT GGTCCGGCTGCGGATCCCGTGGTGAGCAAATACATAGCAGCAGGTCTCAGCAGAGAGGCTGTGCCGCTTGCAGTTGCAAATTATGGAGACAATCCCTCTAAG GTTAAGGAATTCGCCAACGGATTTACCCTTCTGCGAGAAATGGGATTCTCATCCAACAACGTCGCTGAGGCCTTAATCATGTACGACAATGACACGGACAAGGCATTGGCTCAACTTATCAATGCTCCATCTTGA
- the LOC131014602 gene encoding uncharacterized protein LOC131014602, whose translation MVREKDICWEYADRLEGNKVRCKFCDRILNGGISRLKHHLSRLPSKGVNPCTKVRDDVTDKVREIIASKEDSKETSTVKKQKLPEFKSPLAVSISTGKALMAVEAAPVTGKVFSSTILPASTSRSDHEHAERSIALFFFENRLDFSVARSSSYQQMIDAVRKCGIGFAGPSADTLKTTWLENIKSEVSLQSKDIEREWAMTGCTIIAETWTDNKSRALINFLVSSPSRTFFHKSVDASSYYKNIKYLSDLFDSIIQDFGPENVVQVIIDNELNCPGLANHILQNYGSIFVTPCASQCMNGILEEFCNVDWVNRCILQAQVVSKYIYNNSSMLVMMRKFTGGHDIIRSGITKSVSNFLSLQSMLKQKSRLKHMFNSPEFSTSSALSNKPQAVTCVGILDDNEFWRAAEESVAVSEPFLKVMREVSGGKPAVGFIYELMTRAKESIRTYYIMDEIKCKTFLDIVDKHWQNNLHSPLHSAAAFLNPSIQYNPEIKFFPAIKEDFYTVLEKLLPTPDHRHDLTNQILLFSRGKGMFGCNLAKEAIDSVSPGIWWEQFGDAAPTLQRVAIRVLSQVCSTSTSERQWSTFQQIHSEKRNKIDKETLNDLLYIYYNLKLDKSLKPTSSEADSLQLDDIDMTSEWVEETENPSPVQWLDRFGSALEGGDLNTRHFNTSIFGSDHIFNL comes from the exons ATGGTTCGGGAGAAGGATATTTGCTGGGAATATGCTGATAGGTTGGAAGGAAATAAGGTAAGATGCAAATTCTGTGACAGAATTCTTAATGGTGGCATCAGCAGGTTGAAACATCATTTATCCAGACTTCCGAGTAAAGGTGTAAATCCATGCACAAAAGTAAGAGATGATGTGACCGATAAGGTAAGGGAAATCATTGCATCAAAGGAGGATAGTAAGGAAACTTCGACTGTTAAGAAGCAGAAGTTGCCTGAATTTAAATCTCCTCTTGCTGTAAGCATTTCCACGGGAAAGGCTCTAATGGCTGTGGAAGCAGCACCTGTAACTGGAAAAGTCTTCTCATCCACCATACTACCGGCTTCCACTTCCAGAAGTGACCATGAACATGCAGAGAGAAGTATAGCTCTCTTCTTCTTTGAAAATAGGTTGGACTTCAGCGTAGCTCGTTCTTCATCATATCAGCAGATGATTGATGCAGTGAGAAAGTGTGGTATTGGATTTGCAGGACCATCTGCTGATACTTTGAAGACGACATGGTTGGAAAATATCAAGTCTGAAGTGAGTTTACAATCAAAAGATATTGAAAGAGAATGGGCTATGACTGGCTGCACTATCATTGCAGAAACATGGACAGACAACAAATCAAGGGCTCTAATCAATTTCTTAGTTTCATCCCCTTCAAGAACCTTCTTCCACAAATCAGTTGATGCATCTTcgtattataaaaatataaagtaCCTCTCTGATTTGTTCGACTCGATCATTCAAGATTTTGGTCCCGAGAATGTAGTTCAAGTTATCATAGATAATGAGCTCAACTGCCCGGGCCTAGCAAACCATATCCTGCAGAACTATGGCTCTATTTTTGTCACCCCTTGTGCTTCACAATGCATGAATGGGATTTTGGAGGAATTCTGTAATGTAGACTGGGTTAATAGGTGTATTTTACAGGCTCAAGTTGTTTCGAAGTATATATACAATAATTCGTCGATGCTTGTCATGATGAGAAAGTTTACAGGAGGACACGACATCATTAGGAGCGGCATTACCAAGTCTGTGTCCAATTTTCTTTCCTTACAATCTATGTTGAAACAGAAGTCAAGATTGAAACATATGTTCAATAGTCCAGAATTTTCAACAAGTTCAGCTTTATCAAACAAGCCTCAGGCAGTAACTTGTGTTGGAATTCTTGATGATAATGAATTTTGGAGAGCAGCAGAAGAAAGTGTTGCTGTATCCGAGCCATTTTTGAAAGTTATGAGGGAAGTGTCGGGAGGGAAACCTGCAGTGGGGTTCATTTATGAATTGATGACTAGAGCAAAAGAGTCTATTCGGACATACTATATTATGGATGAGATCAAATGCAAGACTTTTTTGGATATTGTAGATAAACACTGGCAAAACAACCTTCACTCTCCTCTACATTCTGCGGCAGCTTTTCTGAACCCTAGCATCCAGTATAATCCAGAGATTAAATTTTTTCCAGCCATCAAGGAAGACTTCTACACAGTTCTGGAGAAGCTTCTTCCCACACCTGATCATAGGCATGATTTAACCAACCAGATTCTGCTATTTTCAAGAGGGAAGGGGATGTTTGGCTGCAACCTTGCTAAGGAGGCCATTGATAGCGTTTCACCTG GCATTTGGTGGGAACAATTTGGCGATGCAGCTCCGACGCTGCAACGGGTGGCGATTCGAGTACTGAGCCAAGTGTGCAGCACTTCCACCTCCGAGAGGCAGTGGAGCACATTTCAACAAATCCATTCAGAGAAGCGCAACAAGATTGATAAGGAAACGCTCAACGACCTACTTTACATATATTACAACCTCAAGCTAGACAAATCCTTGAAACCGACTTCTTCAGAAGCAGACTCCCTTCAACTGGACGACATCGACATGACTTCAGAATGGGTTGAAGAAACCGAGAACCCGAGCCCAGTTCAGTGGCTCGACCGCTTTGGTTCTGCTCTCGAAGGTGGAGATCTCAATACAAGGCACTTTAATACTTCTATATTTGGTAGCGACCACATATTCAATTTGTAA